From the genome of Triticum aestivum cultivar Chinese Spring chromosome 3B, IWGSC CS RefSeq v2.1, whole genome shotgun sequence, one region includes:
- the LOC123069823 gene encoding serine/threonine-protein phosphatase PP1, which yields MMMTRASMGAMDGAALDEVVRRLVEGGRGGRQVQLSEAEIRQLCVEAKRVLLSQPNLLRIPAPVKICGDIHGQFVDLLRLFDLGGYPPTSTYLFLGDYVDRGKQSLETICLLLAYKVKYPDKVFLLRGNHEDAKINRVYGFYDECKRRFNVRLWKIFCDCFNCLPMAALIDDKIFCMHGGLSPELNSLDQIKDIERPVEIPDYGLLCDLLWSDPSSDTQGWGESDRGVACTFGADKLVEFLEKNDLDLICRAHQVVEDGYEFFAERRLVTIFSAPNYCGEFDNAGALLSIDESLMCSFQILKPKETGAPHSRKPISNKAPTVDNA from the exons atgatgatgacgcgGGCATCGATGGGCGCCATGGATGGGGCCGCGTTGGATGAGGTGGTTCGGCGGCTCGTCGAAGGGGGCCGCGGCGGGCGCCAGGTCCAGCTGTCGGAGGCGGAGATCCGCCAGCTCTGCGTCGAGGCCAAAAGGGTGCTCCTCTCGCAGCCCAACCTCCTGCGCATTCCCGCGCCCGTCAAGATCTGCG GTGATATCCATGGTCAGtttgttgatcttctgaggctgtTCGATTTGGGTGGCTATCCTCCAACTTCGACTTATCTTTTCCTTGGAGACTACGTGGATAGAGGCAAACAAAGCTTGGAAACCATATGTCTGCTTCTGGCGTATAAAGTGAAGTACCCTGATAAGGTTTTCCTGTTGAGAGGAAACCATGAAGATGCAAAAATTAACAGAGTTTATGGTTTCTATGATGAATGCAAGAGGAGATTCAATGTTCGTCTGTGGAAGATATTCTGTGATTGCTTCAATTGCTTGCCTATGGCAGCGCTTATTGATGATAAGATATTCTGTATGCATGGTGGCCTCTCACCTGAATTGAATAGCTTAGATCAAATTAAGGATATTGAGAGGCCTGTTGAAATTCCTGACTATGGTCTTCTATGTGATTTGCTTTGGTCTGATCCTAGTTCTGACACACAAGGGTGGGGGGAGAGTGACAGAGGTGTTGCTTGTACTTTCGGTGCGGATAAgcttgtagaatttttggagaagaatgATCTTGACCTCATTTGCCGAGCTCATCAG GTGGTAGAGGATGGCTATGAGTTCTTTGCAGAAAGGAGATTAGTCACCATCTTTTCAGCTCCAAACTACTGTGGAGAATTCGATAATGCGGGTGCTTTGTTAAGCATAGATGAAAGCTTAATGTGTTCTTTCCAGATCTTGAAGCCAAAAGAAACAGGAGCACCACATTCAAGAAAACCAATTTCAAACAAG GCACCGACAGTGGACAATGCTTAA